The following proteins come from a genomic window of Microtus ochrogaster isolate Prairie Vole_2 chromosome 7, MicOch1.0, whole genome shotgun sequence:
- the Mtmr4 gene encoding myotubularin-related protein 4 isoform X2 produces the protein MGEEGPPSLEYIQAKDLFPPKELVKEEENLQVPFTVLQGEGVEFLGRAADALIAISNYRLHIKFKDSVINVPLRMIDSVESRDMFQLHIACKDSKVVRCHFSTFKQCQEWLSRLSRATARPAKPEDLFAFAYHAWCLGLTEEDQHTHLCQPGEHIRCRQEAELARMGFDLQNVWRVSDINNNYKLCPSYPQKLLVPVWITDKELENVASFRSWKRIPVVVYRHLRNGAAIARCSQPEISWWGWRNADDEYLVTSIAKACALDPGTRASGASLSTGTNDASEACDTDFDSSLTACSGVESTAAPQKLLILDARSYTAAVANRAKGGGCECEEYYPNCEVVFMGMANIHAIRNSFQYLRAVCSQMPDPSNWLSALESTKWLQHLSVMLKAAVLVANTVDREGRPVLVHCSDGWDRTPQIVALAKILLDPYYRTLEGFQVLVESDWLDFGHKFGDRCGHQENAEDQNEQCPVFLQWLDSVHQLLKQFPCLFEFNEAFLVKLVQHTYSCLYGTFLANNPSEREKRNIYKRTCSVWALLRAGNKNFHNFLYTPGSDMVLHPVCHVRALHLWTAVYLPASSPCTLGEENMDLYLSPVAQSQEFSGRSLDRLPKTRSMDDLLSACDTSSPLTRTSSDPNLNNHCQEARVSLEPWHSNPEGAEPVYVDSGVGGPQLTMGELGLLPPLPSSQKDYLSGKPFKGHRSCSLSYQLRNTSAPREMRSNASEARVLEETKALAPGPPAPEEQRTSDSLGKPPEQSPEKEAVGTLSALPNGSSKCGGACDFPEPSQDSLIGPPHQAHLDSMQATLSRCTLGHNQGSLCNPPSATSQIPQEPNTDLLHQDPPGSLASISHQEQPSSVLGLIHKKEDAGKRASKNGQIVENPRFGKIPLELARKPISQSQISEFSFLGSNWDSFQGMMTSFPSGETTPRRLLAYGCCSKRPSNKHIRAAGSCFGGQWAQREGMKSPVCSSHSSGHCTGPGGKNNRMWLSSHPKQVSSAKPSLLSCPSPVPPLYLDDDGLPFPTDVIQHRLRQIEAGYKQEVEQLRRQVRELQMRLDIRHCCAPPAEPPMDYEDDFTCLKESDSSDTEDFGSEHSEDCLSEASWEPVEKKETEVTRWVPDHMASHCYNCDCEFWLAKRRHHCRNCGNVFCAGCCHLKLPIPDQQLYDPVLVCNSCYEHIQVSRARELMSQHLKKPIATASS, from the exons ATG GGTGAGGAGGGGCCCCCCAGCCTGGAGTACATCCAAGCCAAGGATCTGTTCCCCCCCAAGGAACttgtgaaggaggaggagaatctTCAG GTACCCTTCACAGTGCTACAGGGTGAGGGAGTGGAATTCCTGGGCCGGGCAGCTGATGCCCTCATTGCCATCTCCAACTACCGGCTGCATATCAAGTTCAAAGACTCTGTCATCAAC GTGCCCCTCCGGATGATTGACAGTGTGGAAAGTCGTGATATGTTCCAGTTGCACATTGCCTGCAAGGACTCCAAAGTGGTGAG GTGCCACTTCTCCACTTTCAAGCAGTGCCAAGAGTGGCTCTCAAGGCTAAGCCGGGCCACAGCAAGACCTGCCAAGCCCGAGGATCTCTTTGCCTTTGCCTaccatgcctggtgcctggggcTGACCGAGGAGGATCAGCATACCCACCTGTGTCAGCCAG GAGAGCACATCCGATGTCGACAGGAGGCAGAGCTTGCCAGGATGGGCTTTGACCTGCAGAACGTCTGGAGAGTCTCGGATATCAACAACAATTACAA GCTGTGCCCTAGTTACCCCCAGAAGCTGCTGGTTCCTGTGTGGATCACAGATAAAGAGCTGGAGAACGTGGCGTCTTTCCGGTCTTGGAAACGCATCCCTGTTGTCGTGTACAG ACACCTGCGCAATGGGGCTGCCATCGCCCGCTGCAGCCAGCCTGAGATCAGCTGGTGGGGCTGGCGCAATGCTGATGATGAATACCTGGTCACATCTATTGCCAAAGCTTGCGCCTTAGACCCCGGGACAAGGGCCAGTGGGGCCTCCCTCAGCACCGGGACCAATGATGCCAGTGAGGCCTGTGACACTGATTTCG ATTCTTCTCTGACTGCATGCTCTGGGGTGGAGAGCACAGCAGCCCCTCAAAAACTGCTGATCCTGGATGCACGGTCCTACACAGCAGCAGTGGCTAACCGGGCCAAGGGTGGCGGATGTGAGTGTGAAG AGTACTATCCTAACTGTGAGGTCGTGTTTATGGGAATGGCCAACATCCATGCCATCCGGAACAGCTTCCAGTACCTCCGGGCCGTGTGTAGTCAGATGCCAGATCCCAGCAA CTGGTTGTCGGCTCTGGAAAGTACCAAATGGCTGCAGCACTTGTCAGTGATGCTAAAAGCGGCTGTGCTGGTAGCTAATACAGTAGATCGGGAAGGCCGGCCTGTGCTGGTGCACTGCTCTGATGGCTGGGACCGTACGCCACAGATCGTAGCCCTGGCTAAAATATTACTGGATCCATATTACAGGACCCTGGAG GGCTTCCAAGTGTTAGTGGAGTCTGATTGGCTGGATTTTGGGCACAAATTTGGAGATCGCTGtggccatcaggaaaatgcagagGACCAAAATGAACAGTGTCCAGTGTTCCTCCAGTGGCTTGATTCTGTTCATCAGCTGCTTAAGCAGTTCCCTTGCCTGTTTGAATTCAATGAAGCATTTCTG GTAAAACTGGTGCAACACACATACTCCTGTCTCTACGGCACATTCCTGGCCAACAACCCCTCTGAGCGAGAGAAGCGCAACATCTATAAGCGGACATGCTCTGTGTGGGCACTCCTGCGAGCTGGCAACAAGAACTTTCATAACTTCCTCTATACACCTGGTTCGGACATG GTCCTGCATCCTGTGTGTCATGTCCGGGCCCTGCACCTCTGGACAGCTGTTTATCTGCCTGCATCATCTCCATGCACACTTGGAGAGGAAAATATGGATCTTTACCTTTCCCCAGTGGCTCAGAGCCAGGAATTTTCTGGCCGTTCTCTGGACAG ATTACCTAAAACCAGATCCATGGATGATCTTCTTTCCGCCTGTGACACAAGCAGTCCCCTCACTCGTACTTCTAGTGACCCTAACCTGAATAACCACTGTCAGGAGGCGAGAGTTAGCCTGGAGCCCTGGCACAGCAATCCTGAAGGAGCAGAGCCAGTCTATGTGGACTCGGGGGTAGGAGGCCCACAGCTGACCATGGGAGAACTGGgccttctccctcctctgcccagcaGCCAGAAAGACTACCTGAGCGGTAAACCTTTCAAGGGCCACAGGAGCTGTTCTCTCAGTTATCAACTACGTAATACTTCTGCACCCCGGGAAATGAGGAGCAACGCCTCTGAGGCCAGAGTCCTGGAAGAGACTAAGGCACTGGCCCCAGgccctccagccccagaggagCAGAGGACTTCTGACAGCTTAGGGAAGCCACCTGAACAGAGTCCAGAAAAGGAAGCTGTCGGTACACTCAGTGCACTCCCTAATGGTTCCAGCAAGTGTGGCGGAGCCTGTGATTTTCCTGAGCCTTCCCAGGATTCCCTTATAGGCCCTCCCCACCAGGCCCACCTAGACTCCATGCAGGCCACGCTCAGCAGGTGTACTCTAGGTCACAATCAGGGTAGCCTTTGTAACCCACCAAGTGCTACCAGCCAAATTCCTCAAGAGCCAAATACTGACCTCCTGCACCAAGATCCCCCTGGGTCTCTGGCAAGTATCTCCCACCAGGAACAGCCTAGTTCAGTGCTGGGGCTGATCCACAAGAAGGAAGATGCTGGCAAGAGAGCAAGTAAGAATGGACAGATAGTAGAAAATCCCCGCTTTGGGAAAATACCATTGGAGTTGGCCCGAAAGCCAATTTCTCAGAGCCAGATCAGTGAGTTCTCATTTTTAGGGTCAAACTGGGACAGCTTCCAAGGGATGATGACTTCATTCCCGAGTGGAGAAACCACTCCTCGGCGACTACTTGCTTATGGCTGTTGCAGCAAGAGGCCGAGCAATAAGCATATTCGAGCTGCAGGGTCCTGCTTTGGGGGCCAGTGGGCTCAGAGAGAAGGGATGAAGTCACCTGTGTGTTCTAGTCATTCCAGTGGACATTGTACTGGCCCAGGAGGAAAGAACAACCGGATGTGGTTGTCCAGTCATCCAAAGCAAGTCTCCAGCGCAAAGCCTTCTCTTCTGAGCTGCCCTTCTCCTGTGCCTCCTCTCTACCTGGATGACGATGGACTCCCCTTTCCCACGGATGTGATCCAACACAGGTTACGGCAGATCGAAGCAGGGTACAAGCAAGAAGTAGAGCAGCTCCGTCGACAGGTTCGAGAGCTCCAGATGAGGCTAGACATCCGTCACTGCTGTGCCCCTCCGGCAGAGCCACCCATGGACTATGAAGATGACTTT ACGTGTTTAAAGGAGTCCGACAGCAGTGACACTGAAGACTTCGGCTCTGAGCACAGTGAAGACTGCCTTTCAGAAGCCAGCTGGGAGCCCGTCGAGAAGAAGGAGACTGAG GTGACTCGCTGGGTTCCAGACCATATGGCCTCCCACTGCTATAACTGTGACTGTGAATTCTGGTTGGCCAAACGAAGACATCATTGCAG AAATTGTGGGAACGTGTTTTGTGCTGGATGCTGCCACCTTAAGCTGCCCATTCCTGATCAGCAACTCTATGACCCAGTTCTCGTCTGTAACTCATGTTATGAACACATTCAAGTATCTCGTGCCAGGGAACTCATGAGCCAACACCTGAAGAAACCCATTGCTACGGCTTCCAGCTGA
- the Mtmr4 gene encoding myotubularin-related protein 4 isoform X1 produces the protein MSLTARVSCSMLSCFGEEGPPSLEYIQAKDLFPPKELVKEEENLQVPFTVLQGEGVEFLGRAADALIAISNYRLHIKFKDSVINVPLRMIDSVESRDMFQLHIACKDSKVVRCHFSTFKQCQEWLSRLSRATARPAKPEDLFAFAYHAWCLGLTEEDQHTHLCQPGEHIRCRQEAELARMGFDLQNVWRVSDINNNYKLCPSYPQKLLVPVWITDKELENVASFRSWKRIPVVVYRHLRNGAAIARCSQPEISWWGWRNADDEYLVTSIAKACALDPGTRASGASLSTGTNDASEACDTDFDSSLTACSGVESTAAPQKLLILDARSYTAAVANRAKGGGCECEEYYPNCEVVFMGMANIHAIRNSFQYLRAVCSQMPDPSNWLSALESTKWLQHLSVMLKAAVLVANTVDREGRPVLVHCSDGWDRTPQIVALAKILLDPYYRTLEGFQVLVESDWLDFGHKFGDRCGHQENAEDQNEQCPVFLQWLDSVHQLLKQFPCLFEFNEAFLVKLVQHTYSCLYGTFLANNPSEREKRNIYKRTCSVWALLRAGNKNFHNFLYTPGSDMVLHPVCHVRALHLWTAVYLPASSPCTLGEENMDLYLSPVAQSQEFSGRSLDRLPKTRSMDDLLSACDTSSPLTRTSSDPNLNNHCQEARVSLEPWHSNPEGAEPVYVDSGVGGPQLTMGELGLLPPLPSSQKDYLSGKPFKGHRSCSLSYQLRNTSAPREMRSNASEARVLEETKALAPGPPAPEEQRTSDSLGKPPEQSPEKEAVGTLSALPNGSSKCGGACDFPEPSQDSLIGPPHQAHLDSMQATLSRCTLGHNQGSLCNPPSATSQIPQEPNTDLLHQDPPGSLASISHQEQPSSVLGLIHKKEDAGKRASKNGQIVENPRFGKIPLELARKPISQSQISEFSFLGSNWDSFQGMMTSFPSGETTPRRLLAYGCCSKRPSNKHIRAAGSCFGGQWAQREGMKSPVCSSHSSGHCTGPGGKNNRMWLSSHPKQVSSAKPSLLSCPSPVPPLYLDDDGLPFPTDVIQHRLRQIEAGYKQEVEQLRRQVRELQMRLDIRHCCAPPAEPPMDYEDDFTCLKESDSSDTEDFGSEHSEDCLSEASWEPVEKKETEVTRWVPDHMASHCYNCDCEFWLAKRRHHCRNCGNVFCAGCCHLKLPIPDQQLYDPVLVCNSCYEHIQVSRARELMSQHLKKPIATASS, from the exons ATGAGCCTGACCGCCCGCGTCTCCTGCTCCATGCTTAGCTGCTTC GGTGAGGAGGGGCCCCCCAGCCTGGAGTACATCCAAGCCAAGGATCTGTTCCCCCCCAAGGAACttgtgaaggaggaggagaatctTCAG GTACCCTTCACAGTGCTACAGGGTGAGGGAGTGGAATTCCTGGGCCGGGCAGCTGATGCCCTCATTGCCATCTCCAACTACCGGCTGCATATCAAGTTCAAAGACTCTGTCATCAAC GTGCCCCTCCGGATGATTGACAGTGTGGAAAGTCGTGATATGTTCCAGTTGCACATTGCCTGCAAGGACTCCAAAGTGGTGAG GTGCCACTTCTCCACTTTCAAGCAGTGCCAAGAGTGGCTCTCAAGGCTAAGCCGGGCCACAGCAAGACCTGCCAAGCCCGAGGATCTCTTTGCCTTTGCCTaccatgcctggtgcctggggcTGACCGAGGAGGATCAGCATACCCACCTGTGTCAGCCAG GAGAGCACATCCGATGTCGACAGGAGGCAGAGCTTGCCAGGATGGGCTTTGACCTGCAGAACGTCTGGAGAGTCTCGGATATCAACAACAATTACAA GCTGTGCCCTAGTTACCCCCAGAAGCTGCTGGTTCCTGTGTGGATCACAGATAAAGAGCTGGAGAACGTGGCGTCTTTCCGGTCTTGGAAACGCATCCCTGTTGTCGTGTACAG ACACCTGCGCAATGGGGCTGCCATCGCCCGCTGCAGCCAGCCTGAGATCAGCTGGTGGGGCTGGCGCAATGCTGATGATGAATACCTGGTCACATCTATTGCCAAAGCTTGCGCCTTAGACCCCGGGACAAGGGCCAGTGGGGCCTCCCTCAGCACCGGGACCAATGATGCCAGTGAGGCCTGTGACACTGATTTCG ATTCTTCTCTGACTGCATGCTCTGGGGTGGAGAGCACAGCAGCCCCTCAAAAACTGCTGATCCTGGATGCACGGTCCTACACAGCAGCAGTGGCTAACCGGGCCAAGGGTGGCGGATGTGAGTGTGAAG AGTACTATCCTAACTGTGAGGTCGTGTTTATGGGAATGGCCAACATCCATGCCATCCGGAACAGCTTCCAGTACCTCCGGGCCGTGTGTAGTCAGATGCCAGATCCCAGCAA CTGGTTGTCGGCTCTGGAAAGTACCAAATGGCTGCAGCACTTGTCAGTGATGCTAAAAGCGGCTGTGCTGGTAGCTAATACAGTAGATCGGGAAGGCCGGCCTGTGCTGGTGCACTGCTCTGATGGCTGGGACCGTACGCCACAGATCGTAGCCCTGGCTAAAATATTACTGGATCCATATTACAGGACCCTGGAG GGCTTCCAAGTGTTAGTGGAGTCTGATTGGCTGGATTTTGGGCACAAATTTGGAGATCGCTGtggccatcaggaaaatgcagagGACCAAAATGAACAGTGTCCAGTGTTCCTCCAGTGGCTTGATTCTGTTCATCAGCTGCTTAAGCAGTTCCCTTGCCTGTTTGAATTCAATGAAGCATTTCTG GTAAAACTGGTGCAACACACATACTCCTGTCTCTACGGCACATTCCTGGCCAACAACCCCTCTGAGCGAGAGAAGCGCAACATCTATAAGCGGACATGCTCTGTGTGGGCACTCCTGCGAGCTGGCAACAAGAACTTTCATAACTTCCTCTATACACCTGGTTCGGACATG GTCCTGCATCCTGTGTGTCATGTCCGGGCCCTGCACCTCTGGACAGCTGTTTATCTGCCTGCATCATCTCCATGCACACTTGGAGAGGAAAATATGGATCTTTACCTTTCCCCAGTGGCTCAGAGCCAGGAATTTTCTGGCCGTTCTCTGGACAG ATTACCTAAAACCAGATCCATGGATGATCTTCTTTCCGCCTGTGACACAAGCAGTCCCCTCACTCGTACTTCTAGTGACCCTAACCTGAATAACCACTGTCAGGAGGCGAGAGTTAGCCTGGAGCCCTGGCACAGCAATCCTGAAGGAGCAGAGCCAGTCTATGTGGACTCGGGGGTAGGAGGCCCACAGCTGACCATGGGAGAACTGGgccttctccctcctctgcccagcaGCCAGAAAGACTACCTGAGCGGTAAACCTTTCAAGGGCCACAGGAGCTGTTCTCTCAGTTATCAACTACGTAATACTTCTGCACCCCGGGAAATGAGGAGCAACGCCTCTGAGGCCAGAGTCCTGGAAGAGACTAAGGCACTGGCCCCAGgccctccagccccagaggagCAGAGGACTTCTGACAGCTTAGGGAAGCCACCTGAACAGAGTCCAGAAAAGGAAGCTGTCGGTACACTCAGTGCACTCCCTAATGGTTCCAGCAAGTGTGGCGGAGCCTGTGATTTTCCTGAGCCTTCCCAGGATTCCCTTATAGGCCCTCCCCACCAGGCCCACCTAGACTCCATGCAGGCCACGCTCAGCAGGTGTACTCTAGGTCACAATCAGGGTAGCCTTTGTAACCCACCAAGTGCTACCAGCCAAATTCCTCAAGAGCCAAATACTGACCTCCTGCACCAAGATCCCCCTGGGTCTCTGGCAAGTATCTCCCACCAGGAACAGCCTAGTTCAGTGCTGGGGCTGATCCACAAGAAGGAAGATGCTGGCAAGAGAGCAAGTAAGAATGGACAGATAGTAGAAAATCCCCGCTTTGGGAAAATACCATTGGAGTTGGCCCGAAAGCCAATTTCTCAGAGCCAGATCAGTGAGTTCTCATTTTTAGGGTCAAACTGGGACAGCTTCCAAGGGATGATGACTTCATTCCCGAGTGGAGAAACCACTCCTCGGCGACTACTTGCTTATGGCTGTTGCAGCAAGAGGCCGAGCAATAAGCATATTCGAGCTGCAGGGTCCTGCTTTGGGGGCCAGTGGGCTCAGAGAGAAGGGATGAAGTCACCTGTGTGTTCTAGTCATTCCAGTGGACATTGTACTGGCCCAGGAGGAAAGAACAACCGGATGTGGTTGTCCAGTCATCCAAAGCAAGTCTCCAGCGCAAAGCCTTCTCTTCTGAGCTGCCCTTCTCCTGTGCCTCCTCTCTACCTGGATGACGATGGACTCCCCTTTCCCACGGATGTGATCCAACACAGGTTACGGCAGATCGAAGCAGGGTACAAGCAAGAAGTAGAGCAGCTCCGTCGACAGGTTCGAGAGCTCCAGATGAGGCTAGACATCCGTCACTGCTGTGCCCCTCCGGCAGAGCCACCCATGGACTATGAAGATGACTTT ACGTGTTTAAAGGAGTCCGACAGCAGTGACACTGAAGACTTCGGCTCTGAGCACAGTGAAGACTGCCTTTCAGAAGCCAGCTGGGAGCCCGTCGAGAAGAAGGAGACTGAG GTGACTCGCTGGGTTCCAGACCATATGGCCTCCCACTGCTATAACTGTGACTGTGAATTCTGGTTGGCCAAACGAAGACATCATTGCAG AAATTGTGGGAACGTGTTTTGTGCTGGATGCTGCCACCTTAAGCTGCCCATTCCTGATCAGCAACTCTATGACCCAGTTCTCGTCTGTAACTCATGTTATGAACACATTCAAGTATCTCGTGCCAGGGAACTCATGAGCCAACACCTGAAGAAACCCATTGCTACGGCTTCCAGCTGA